The Chloroflexota bacterium genome includes a region encoding these proteins:
- a CDS encoding DUF4160 domain-containing protein, translating into MPVISTFFGILIRLYYREHGAGHFHAEYQSQLATFTFDGKILAGAIRSQNALRLIEEWATPPRAIACWVCRAAASGLESPAYDPAVAARRSSRTSACRSRRHECRRGLQSPTARSMILRGHQ; encoded by the coding sequence GTGCCAGTCATCTCGACCTTCTTCGGCATCTTGATTCGATTGTACTACCGCGAGCACGGAGCAGGTCACTTCCACGCCGAGTATCAGAGCCAGCTCGCGACGTTCACGTTCGATGGGAAGATTCTGGCCGGCGCCATCCGCTCGCAAAACGCCCTTCGATTGATCGAGGAATGGGCTACACCCCCCAGGGCGATTGCATGTTGGGTGTGTCGTGCCGCCGCGTCGGGGCTTGAAAGCCCCGCCTACGATCCTGCAGTCGCTGCGCGACGCTCCAGTCGCACCAGTGCCTGCCGTTCCCGACGGCACGAGTGTAGGCGGGGACTTCAGTCCCCGACCGCCCGTTCCATGATCCTTCGGGGACACCAATGA
- a CDS encoding DUF2442 domain-containing protein, producing the protein MSSLPMVTNAEHKGGYAIHLTFNDDVQATVDSEPWLDGPMFEPLKDLAYFRRFFVEGGTVTWPNGADIAPETLYKSAVAMRAA; encoded by the coding sequence ATGAGCAGTCTACCGATGGTGACCAATGCCGAGCACAAGGGCGGGTATGCCATCCATCTGACCTTCAATGATGACGTGCAGGCAACTGTCGATTCTGAGCCGTGGCTCGATGGTCCGATGTTTGAGCCGCTCAAGGATCTTGCATACTTCCGACGCTTCTTCGTGGAAGGCGGCACGGTTACCTGGCCGAACGGCGCAGACATCGCGCCGGAGACGCTGTACAAGAGCGCAGTTGCTATGCGAGCAGCGTAG
- a CDS encoding sugar ABC transporter substrate-binding protein, whose amino-acid sequence MLRGAASLVGMFSATALLAACGGAQPASKPAETKPAETKPAESKPAAPAAQPAATAAPAKPAEAAKPAEAKPAAQAPAATKKIGGTIRLHVRTGPEEDTLKAMLPKFTEDTGIEVKVESFPTEEYTTKIQTLMAGGTVGDVMWGIQRVTPRFARNKVILQLDDLIAKDKYDMSLYWPGAVEACKYQGGIWAVPYKIHPGPAAIYYNVQQMQEAGVTMPEKQFATWDDLKKAAKAATKDGRFGLQLNITSGGALNTPQPVTMFLRSWGTDLYSEDGKKSNLSDPKAKEAIRFMYDLMHTDKVAVTGRDFSASAIEDLMVAQRVSQVMASSSTKSIITKTGGKFDVKNAIAPPGPAGIVGTQAIVDHIIISATTKAPDAAWELAKFMTSTEFGVRLGGGTGGTASGTTGAQISVFNDPRIMANHLHPIFIDLVKMATAPRFPANLREEEHAQALHQTLMPLWLGERKPDDAFFDELTKTCQAVIDQPIA is encoded by the coding sequence ATGCTTCGCGGCGCCGCCAGTCTGGTCGGCATGTTCAGCGCGACAGCCCTCCTCGCGGCATGCGGTGGCGCTCAGCCGGCCAGCAAGCCGGCCGAGACGAAGCCCGCCGAAACCAAGCCGGCAGAGAGCAAGCCGGCCGCACCGGCCGCACAGCCCGCTGCGACGGCCGCCCCGGCCAAGCCGGCAGAGGCCGCGAAGCCCGCGGAGGCGAAGCCGGCTGCTCAGGCTCCGGCGGCGACCAAGAAGATCGGCGGCACCATCCGTTTGCACGTCCGGACCGGTCCTGAAGAGGACACGCTGAAGGCGATGCTTCCGAAGTTCACCGAGGATACCGGCATCGAGGTGAAGGTCGAGTCGTTCCCGACCGAGGAGTACACGACCAAGATCCAGACGCTGATGGCTGGCGGCACGGTCGGCGACGTGATGTGGGGCATCCAGCGCGTGACCCCGCGATTCGCCCGGAACAAGGTCATCTTGCAGCTTGACGACTTGATCGCCAAGGACAAGTACGACATGTCTCTGTACTGGCCGGGCGCCGTCGAAGCCTGCAAGTACCAGGGCGGCATCTGGGCGGTGCCGTACAAGATCCACCCCGGTCCGGCCGCCATCTACTACAACGTCCAGCAGATGCAGGAAGCCGGCGTCACCATGCCGGAGAAGCAGTTCGCCACCTGGGACGACCTGAAGAAGGCCGCGAAGGCGGCCACCAAGGACGGCCGCTTCGGCCTTCAGTTGAACATCACCTCGGGTGGCGCGCTCAACACGCCGCAGCCGGTCACGATGTTCCTGCGTTCGTGGGGTACGGACCTGTACTCCGAGGACGGCAAGAAGTCCAACCTCAGCGATCCGAAGGCGAAGGAAGCCATTCGGTTCATGTACGACCTGATGCACACCGACAAGGTGGCGGTGACCGGTCGCGACTTCTCGGCGAGCGCCATCGAGGATCTGATGGTCGCCCAGCGCGTCTCTCAGGTCATGGCCTCGTCGTCGACCAAGAGCATCATCACCAAGACCGGTGGCAAGTTCGATGTCAAGAACGCCATCGCACCTCCGGGGCCAGCCGGGATCGTCGGCACGCAGGCCATCGTGGACCACATCATTATCTCGGCGACCACGAAGGCTCCCGACGCGGCCTGGGAGCTGGCCAAGTTCATGACCAGCACCGAGTTCGGCGTGCGGCTCGGTGGCGGGACTGGTGGCACGGCGTCGGGGACCACCGGGGCCCAGATCAGCGTGTTCAACGACCCGCGCATCATGGCGAACCATCTTCACCCGATCTTCATCGATCTGGTGAAGATGGCGACGGCGCCGCGCTTCCCGGCTAACCTCCGCGAGGAGGAGCATGCCCAGGCGTTGCACCAGACGCTGATGCCGCTCTGGTTGGGCGAGCGAAAGCCGGACGACGCGTTCTTCGACGAGCTCACGAAGACGTGCCAGGCAGTGATCGATCAGCCGATCGCCTGA
- a CDS encoding D-2-hydroxyacid dehydrogenase, with amino-acid sequence MTKILIASQQEDSQRIAEIQARHPEVELVAVHDRDHLLDQIGDADGMLGHVTAMEFAAAEQIRWIQAGSAGVEWLWNVPTLQGRDDVVVTNMRSAHAATIAEHLYAMLLSFTRALPAFAKLQEQSHWGRGWMPGMTAIKGLTMGIVGFGNIGRAIARRAEGFEMNVLAVDAFPGEPGNGVAEVWPLSRLDEMCSQIDVLAISAPITPQTRGLIGPKQIALLRPGAYVMVMSRGNIVDEPALIEALKSGHVAAAGLDVTHEEPLSSDDPLWKAPNCIITPHISALSRLTMDLVWSIFEENLGRFKRGEPLMNVVDKRLGY; translated from the coding sequence GTGACCAAGATTCTCATCGCGTCCCAGCAAGAAGACAGCCAGCGCATCGCCGAGATCCAGGCGCGCCACCCGGAAGTCGAGTTGGTGGCCGTCCACGACCGCGATCACCTGCTCGACCAGATCGGCGACGCCGACGGCATGCTGGGGCACGTCACGGCGATGGAGTTCGCCGCCGCCGAGCAGATCCGCTGGATTCAGGCTGGCAGCGCTGGCGTCGAGTGGCTCTGGAACGTGCCGACGCTCCAGGGGCGCGACGACGTGGTCGTCACCAACATGCGAAGCGCTCACGCCGCCACCATCGCCGAGCACCTCTACGCGATGCTCCTCTCGTTCACACGCGCCCTGCCCGCCTTCGCGAAGCTGCAAGAGCAGTCCCATTGGGGGCGCGGCTGGATGCCCGGCATGACCGCCATCAAGGGCCTGACGATGGGCATCGTCGGCTTTGGCAACATCGGGCGGGCCATCGCGCGGCGGGCCGAGGGCTTCGAGATGAACGTGCTGGCCGTGGACGCCTTCCCCGGCGAGCCGGGCAACGGCGTGGCCGAGGTCTGGCCGCTCTCACGCCTGGACGAGATGTGCTCGCAGATCGACGTGCTGGCGATCTCCGCGCCGATCACCCCGCAGACCCGGGGCCTGATCGGGCCGAAGCAGATTGCGCTCTTGCGGCCGGGCGCCTACGTGATGGTGATGTCGCGCGGGAACATCGTGGACGAGCCGGCCCTGATCGAGGCGTTGAAGTCGGGCCACGTGGCCGCCGCCGGCCTCGACGTGACCCACGAGGAGCCGCTTTCGTCTGATGACCCGCTCTGGAAGGCGCCGAACTGCATCATCACGCCGCACATCTCGGCCCTCTCCCGCCTGACAATGGATCTGGTCTGGTCGATCTTCGAGGAGAACCTGGGCCGCTTCAAGCGCGGCGAGCCGCTGATGAACGTGGTAGACAAGAGGCTGGGCTACTGA
- the pgi gene encoding glucose-6-phosphate isomerase, with protein MAASPTPTAPLTQRPAWAALRAHVQRIHDVHLRRLFADDPGRGERMTAEAAGLFLDYSKNRVTDETLGLLLQLADESGLRERIDAMFSGQKINATEGRAVLHTALRAPRGSSIVVDGENVVPAVHAVLDRMADFADRVRGGAWTGYTGKSIRAVVNIGIGGSDLGPVMAYEALRHYAERDLTFRFVSNVDPTDFVEATIDLDPAETLFIVSSKTFTTLETITNAKAARAWLLATLKADAAVAKHFVAVSTNAAEVSKFGIDTANMFEFWDWVGGRYSMDSAIGLSTMLAVGPDGFRRMLAGFHTMDEHYRTAPFAQNLPVLLGLLTVWYVDFFGAETIAVLPYDQYLKRFPAYLQQLTMESNGKRVTLDGVAVDYQTGPIFWGEPGTNGQHSFYQLLHQGTKLIPADFIAFARSLNPLTADDGTKQHDLLIANFLAQTEALAFGKTADEARAEGMAESLVPHRTFPGNQPTNSILAEQLTPEILGALIALYEHSVYTQGVIWGINSFDQWGVELGKALALKIVAELQAADDAGLVHDSSTNALIRRYRRQR; from the coding sequence ATGGCTGCCAGCCCGACACCAACGGCCCCGTTGACCCAGCGGCCGGCCTGGGCCGCCCTCAGGGCCCACGTTCAGCGCATCCACGACGTTCACCTGCGACGCCTGTTCGCCGACGATCCCGGCCGTGGTGAACGGATGACGGCCGAAGCGGCCGGTCTGTTCCTCGACTATTCGAAGAACCGGGTGACTGACGAGACGCTGGGGCTGCTGCTGCAACTGGCCGACGAGAGCGGCCTGCGTGAGCGCATCGACGCGATGTTCAGCGGCCAGAAGATCAACGCCACCGAGGGACGGGCCGTCCTGCACACGGCCCTGCGCGCCCCGCGCGGCAGCAGCATCGTCGTGGATGGCGAGAATGTCGTGCCGGCCGTCCACGCCGTGCTGGACCGCATGGCCGACTTCGCGGATCGGGTCCGGGGCGGCGCCTGGACCGGTTACACCGGCAAGAGCATCCGCGCCGTCGTCAACATCGGCATCGGTGGCTCCGATCTCGGGCCGGTCATGGCCTACGAGGCGCTGCGTCACTACGCCGAGCGCGACCTGACCTTCCGCTTCGTCTCGAACGTCGACCCGACCGACTTCGTCGAGGCCACCATCGACCTCGATCCGGCCGAGACGCTGTTCATCGTCTCCTCGAAGACGTTCACGACCCTGGAGACGATCACCAACGCGAAGGCAGCTCGCGCGTGGCTGCTGGCGACGCTCAAGGCCGACGCGGCCGTCGCGAAGCACTTCGTGGCCGTCTCCACCAACGCCGCCGAGGTCTCGAAGTTCGGCATCGACACGGCCAACATGTTCGAGTTCTGGGACTGGGTTGGCGGCCGCTACTCGATGGACTCGGCCATCGGCCTCTCGACGATGCTGGCGGTGGGGCCGGACGGCTTCCGTCGGATGCTGGCCGGCTTCCACACGATGGACGAGCATTATCGGACGGCTCCGTTCGCCCAGAACCTGCCGGTCCTGCTCGGCCTGCTGACCGTCTGGTACGTCGATTTCTTCGGCGCGGAGACGATCGCCGTGCTGCCCTACGACCAGTATCTCAAGCGGTTCCCGGCCTACCTCCAGCAATTGACGATGGAGAGCAACGGCAAGCGGGTCACGCTGGACGGGGTGGCGGTGGACTATCAGACCGGCCCGATCTTCTGGGGCGAGCCGGGCACGAACGGCCAGCACTCGTTCTACCAGTTGTTGCACCAGGGCACGAAGCTGATTCCGGCCGACTTCATCGCCTTCGCGCGGTCGCTCAACCCGCTGACCGCTGACGACGGCACGAAGCAGCACGATCTGCTGATCGCCAACTTCCTGGCCCAGACCGAGGCGTTGGCCTTCGGGAAGACCGCTGACGAGGCCCGGGCCGAGGGCATGGCCGAGTCGCTGGTCCCGCACCGGACGTTCCCCGGGAATCAGCCGACCAACTCGATCCTGGCCGAGCAGCTGACGCCGGAGATCCTCGGCGCGCTGATCGCCCTCTACGAGCACAGCGTGTATACGCAGGGCGTCATCTGGGGCATCAACTCGTTCGACCAGTGGGGGGTTGAGCTTGGGAAGGCGTTGGCGCTGAAGATTGTTGCCGAGCTTCAGGCAGCCGACGACGCCGGTCTGGTCCATGACAGCTCCACCAATGCGTTGATCCGGCGCTACCGGCGCCAGAGGTAG
- a CDS encoding mandelate racemase: protein MARQPKITRVEVFQYAYDVQDMGTDYNGFNGVWEAGSTAHNTGYVIKIDTDAGVSGEYAGGMSSTYAQVGRVAGYLIGKNALEREKIYNDLKRAMRKDDRMGIGSIDIALWDIAGKLYDAPISELLGGFRKTLPAYASTYHGDENGGLTTPEQFAEFAVQCKEMGYPAFKIHGWGTGPIQREVQTVLATRKAVGDEMDLMIDPACEYNTWGETVKVGLACDEARFFWLEDPYKDGGISAFGHRKLRQIIKTPILIGEHIRGHELHVDNIVADGTDYVRADADYDAGITGLMKIAHSAEGFGLDVEVHAPGPHHRHCMAAIRNTNYYELGLVHPKLKRTKPPIYACGYSDELDAIDKNGHVSVPTGPGLGVQLDWDYIKKHQVGHAVYS from the coding sequence ATGGCTCGTCAACCGAAGATCACCCGTGTCGAGGTGTTCCAGTACGCCTACGACGTGCAGGACATGGGCACCGACTACAATGGCTTCAACGGCGTCTGGGAAGCTGGAAGCACGGCCCACAACACCGGCTACGTCATCAAGATCGACACCGACGCCGGGGTCAGCGGCGAGTACGCCGGCGGCATGTCGTCCACCTACGCCCAGGTCGGGCGGGTGGCCGGCTACCTGATCGGCAAGAACGCCCTCGAGCGCGAGAAGATCTACAACGATCTGAAGCGGGCCATGCGGAAGGACGACCGCATGGGCATCGGGTCGATTGACATCGCGCTGTGGGACATCGCCGGCAAGCTCTACGACGCGCCGATCTCCGAGCTGCTGGGCGGGTTCCGCAAGACCCTGCCGGCCTACGCCTCCACCTACCACGGCGACGAGAACGGCGGCCTGACGACGCCCGAGCAGTTCGCCGAGTTCGCAGTGCAGTGCAAGGAGATGGGCTACCCGGCCTTCAAGATCCACGGCTGGGGCACCGGGCCGATCCAGCGAGAAGTCCAGACCGTCCTGGCGACCCGCAAGGCCGTGGGCGACGAGATGGATCTGATGATCGACCCGGCCTGCGAGTACAACACCTGGGGCGAGACCGTGAAGGTCGGGCTGGCCTGCGACGAGGCCCGCTTCTTCTGGCTGGAAGACCCGTACAAGGACGGCGGCATCTCGGCGTTCGGGCACCGCAAGCTGCGGCAGATCATCAAGACTCCGATCCTGATCGGCGAGCACATCCGGGGCCACGAGCTGCACGTCGACAACATCGTGGCGGACGGCACCGACTACGTCCGCGCCGACGCCGACTACGATGCTGGCATCACCGGCCTGATGAAGATCGCGCACTCGGCGGAGGGCTTCGGCCTGGACGTCGAGGTCCACGCCCCCGGGCCGCACCACCGGCACTGCATGGCGGCGATCCGCAACACCAACTACTACGAGCTCGGGCTGGTCCACCCGAAGCTGAAGCGGACCAAGCCGCCGATCTACGCCTGCGGCTACTCCGACGAGCTGGACGCCATCGACAAGAACGGCCACGTCTCGGTGCCGACCGGCCCGGGCCTTGGGGTGCAGCTCGACTGGGACTACATCAAGAAGCACCAGGTCGGGCACGCCGTCTACAGCTAG
- a CDS encoding carbohydrate ABC transporter permease produces MADQTASLPRTVDVRAGSTSAARTRSRLVFYAVAIVLTLFFVGPFYWTVASSLKTPAEIATFPPVFVPAQLRFDNYARAWTKVPFLDFYTNSLIVTVLAVSGQVLSACMVAYGFARFQFPFRNTLFMLVIATLIVPWEVTIIPSFLLYKWLGWLDTLKPLIVPSWFGGSPLYIFLLRQFFMSIPRDLDEAAEMDGANSFRILWQILVPLCAPALTTVAIFSFLQHWNEFIQPLIFLNSETNFTVSLGLRLFQTAPADPGEPKEHLLMAAAVIASAPCIALFFAAQRFFVRGIVMSGIKG; encoded by the coding sequence ATGGCTGATCAGACGGCGTCGCTCCCACGCACGGTAGATGTTCGCGCCGGCTCAACCTCCGCGGCGCGGACGCGTTCGCGACTCGTGTTCTACGCCGTTGCGATCGTCCTGACGTTGTTCTTCGTTGGCCCGTTCTACTGGACAGTCGCGTCGTCGTTGAAGACGCCAGCCGAGATCGCGACGTTTCCGCCAGTGTTCGTGCCCGCGCAGTTGCGCTTCGACAACTACGCACGCGCCTGGACCAAGGTCCCGTTCCTGGACTTCTACACCAACTCGCTGATCGTGACCGTCCTGGCAGTGTCCGGGCAGGTGCTCTCAGCGTGCATGGTGGCGTACGGGTTCGCGCGATTCCAGTTCCCGTTCAGAAACACCCTGTTCATGCTGGTCATCGCCACCCTGATCGTCCCCTGGGAGGTGACGATCATCCCGAGCTTCCTGCTCTACAAGTGGCTCGGGTGGCTCGACACGCTCAAGCCATTGATCGTGCCAAGCTGGTTTGGCGGCTCGCCGCTGTACATCTTCCTCTTGCGGCAGTTCTTCATGAGCATCCCGCGCGATCTCGATGAGGCTGCTGAGATGGATGGCGCCAACTCGTTCCGCATCCTGTGGCAGATCCTGGTGCCGTTGTGCGCCCCCGCGCTCACGACCGTCGCGATCTTCTCGTTCCTCCAGCACTGGAACGAGTTCATCCAGCCGCTGATCTTCTTGAACAGCGAGACGAACTTCACGGTGTCGCTCGGCCTGCGGCTGTTCCAGACCGCGCCCGCCGATCCCGGCGAACCGAAGGAACACTTGCTGATGGCGGCGGCAGTCATCGCGTCGGCCCCATGCATCGCGCTGTTCTTCGCGGCGCAGCGCTTCTTCGTGCGCGGCATCGTGATGTCGGGCATCAAGGGCTGA
- the dgoD gene encoding galactonate dehydratase — protein MKITSVETFIAGLDRRNYLFVRVQTDEGIHGIGEAYSCGPDDATAAVVADFETWLIGKDPRDIEALWHLMYAGSRFPGGSILNSALSGIEHALWDILGKSLNVPVWRLLGGQFRGRIRVYQSPHGATPEALAADAVRLIERYGYSALKIGPQPPNWTSMPYSTVVRESAKRLEAVRKAVGEDVEIGVDAHARIFEPVRALEMAEALKPYRPFFFEEALRPENIDAMADVKARSPIPIATGEMLYTKFQFRELLRKRGADIIQPDVCVAGGLLELKKIAALAEAEYVTVAPHNPMGPVATAVNVHFAVSTPNFLILEYSPDDVGKRRELLVEPLKVTDGYIDVPTAPGFGVELNLDAFEKYPSARWHRPFPVNTDGSLGFQ, from the coding sequence GTGAAGATCACCAGTGTCGAGACGTTCATCGCCGGGCTTGACCGGCGCAATTACCTGTTCGTGCGCGTCCAGACGGACGAGGGCATCCACGGCATCGGCGAGGCGTACTCGTGCGGCCCCGACGATGCCACCGCCGCTGTCGTCGCCGACTTCGAGACCTGGCTCATCGGGAAAGACCCGCGCGACATCGAGGCGCTGTGGCACCTGATGTACGCTGGCTCGCGGTTCCCCGGCGGCTCGATCCTCAACTCGGCGCTCAGCGGCATCGAGCACGCGCTCTGGGACATCCTGGGCAAGTCGCTCAACGTGCCGGTCTGGCGGCTGCTCGGCGGGCAGTTCCGCGGCCGCATCCGGGTCTACCAGTCGCCGCACGGCGCGACACCCGAAGCGCTGGCTGCCGACGCCGTCCGCCTCATCGAGCGGTACGGCTACTCGGCGCTGAAGATCGGGCCGCAGCCGCCGAACTGGACCAGCATGCCGTACAGCACGGTGGTCCGCGAGTCGGCGAAGCGGCTGGAAGCGGTCCGCAAGGCCGTTGGCGAGGACGTCGAGATCGGCGTGGACGCTCACGCCCGCATCTTCGAGCCGGTCCGCGCCCTGGAGATGGCCGAAGCGTTGAAACCGTACCGCCCGTTCTTCTTCGAGGAGGCGTTGCGGCCGGAGAACATCGACGCCATGGCCGACGTGAAGGCGCGCAGCCCGATCCCGATCGCCACCGGCGAGATGCTCTACACCAAGTTCCAGTTCCGCGAGCTGCTGCGGAAGCGTGGCGCGGACATCATCCAGCCGGATGTGTGCGTGGCTGGCGGCCTGCTGGAGCTGAAGAAGATCGCGGCGCTGGCCGAGGCCGAGTACGTCACCGTCGCGCCGCACAACCCGATGGGGCCGGTCGCCACGGCGGTGAACGTCCACTTCGCCGTCTCCACGCCGAACTTCCTGATTCTGGAGTACAGCCCGGACGACGTGGGCAAGCGGCGCGAGCTGCTGGTGGAGCCGCTCAAGGTGACGGATGGCTACATCGACGTGCCAACCGCCCCGGGCTTCGGCGTCGAGCTGAATCTCGACGCCTTCGAGAAGTACCCGTCGGCCCGCTGGCACCGTCCGTTCCCCGTCAACACGGACGGCTCGCTCGGGTTTCAGTAG
- a CDS encoding sugar ABC transporter permease — translation MSTSSATLAAPPARRGSSPLARRKAIQGYLYISPFLLGFLIFTAYPLITSFYLSFTSYNILSAPSFIGLENYSRAFTQDAQFWASLGRTGRYALMVVPLGIICSLLAAMLLNQGFTGTAIFRTIFFLPSITPVIASVLIWLWLLQPSIGVVNYLLSLIGVPGPPWVQSTTWAVPSLVILSLWNTAGGSRMIVFLAGLQGVPQELYEASHIDGANAWQRFWNVTVPMISPTIFFNLVISVIGALSVFSVAYIGTQGGPAYATYFYVYHLYISAFQFNLMGYASALAWIFLVIVLALTVVQFTMQKRWVFYAGDDRSEEKDHG, via the coding sequence GTGAGTACCAGCTCAGCCACCCTCGCCGCGCCACCAGCGCGGCGAGGGTCTTCTCCGCTCGCACGACGCAAGGCGATTCAGGGCTACCTGTACATTTCGCCGTTTCTGCTCGGCTTCTTGATTTTCACGGCGTATCCGCTGATCACGTCGTTCTACCTCAGCTTCACCAGCTACAACATCCTCAGCGCACCCTCGTTCATCGGGCTCGAGAACTACTCCCGTGCGTTCACGCAGGATGCTCAGTTCTGGGCCTCGCTCGGCCGCACCGGCCGCTACGCGTTGATGGTGGTGCCGCTGGGCATCATCTGCTCGCTGCTGGCGGCGATGCTGCTCAACCAGGGCTTCACCGGCACGGCGATCTTCCGGACGATCTTCTTCTTGCCCTCGATCACACCGGTCATCGCCTCGGTCCTGATCTGGCTCTGGCTGCTCCAGCCGTCCATCGGCGTGGTGAACTATCTGCTCAGCCTGATCGGTGTTCCTGGCCCGCCGTGGGTTCAGAGCACCACCTGGGCGGTCCCATCGCTGGTGATCCTGTCCCTCTGGAACACGGCTGGCGGCAGCCGCATGATCGTCTTCCTGGCCGGGCTCCAGGGCGTCCCCCAGGAGCTGTACGAGGCGTCCCACATCGACGGGGCGAACGCCTGGCAGCGCTTCTGGAACGTGACCGTTCCGATGATCTCGCCGACGATCTTCTTCAACCTCGTGATCTCGGTGATCGGCGCGCTGTCGGTCTTCTCGGTGGCCTACATCGGCACCCAGGGCGGCCCCGCCTACGCCACGTACTTCTACGTCTACCACCTCTACATCAGCGCGTTCCAGTTCAACCTGATGGGCTACGCCTCGGCGTTGGCCTGGATCTTCCTGGTGATCGTCCTGGCGCTCACCGTGGTGCAGTTCACGATGCAGAAGCGTTGGGTCTTCTACGCGGGCGACGACCGATCTGAGGAAAAAGACCATGGCTGA